The following coding sequences lie in one Deltaproteobacteria bacterium HGW-Deltaproteobacteria-18 genomic window:
- a CDS encoding IMP cyclohydrolase — MSDLKKMYHTLNRDSFPADLTLTVGDQTIRYAKKTWNIGGEQKGLRYGENPDQPAALYEVVDSSFNMDGVAFQQGQHKLVSSLTEENLIQSGKHPGKINLTDVDNGINMLQYLTAKPAAIILKHNNPCGAAWSDGGLFTALSRAFASDRIAAFGGTIIVNRTLDKDCAEFISASYFEVIAAPDFTAEALTVLTAKKNLRIIRIPALAELEKIVGTPFLDIKSLVDGGLIIQASFRNRILTEDDFLPAEAIKDGTTYLARKPSRREAEDLLFAWAVEAGVTSNSIIFARDGATVSIGTGEQDRVGCVELTIQKAYTKYADRLAFERHNLSLYELKLKAKTDAELAASLEEILKKTDADRGGLPGTVLVSDGFFPFRDGVDLAVAQGVTAIAQPGGSIRDWEIIQAVNSATSQVAMVFTGQRSFKH, encoded by the coding sequence ATGAGTGATCTCAAGAAGATGTATCATACACTGAACCGGGACTCCTTTCCTGCCGACCTGACCTTGACCGTGGGTGATCAGACCATCCGCTACGCCAAGAAAACCTGGAACATCGGCGGCGAACAGAAAGGATTGCGCTACGGCGAAAACCCGGACCAGCCCGCGGCCCTCTACGAAGTGGTCGATAGTTCCTTCAACATGGACGGAGTCGCCTTCCAGCAGGGACAACACAAGCTCGTTTCGAGCCTGACCGAGGAGAACCTGATCCAGTCCGGCAAGCATCCGGGCAAGATCAACCTGACCGACGTGGACAACGGCATCAACATGCTCCAGTACCTGACAGCCAAGCCCGCCGCCATCATCCTCAAGCACAACAACCCCTGCGGCGCGGCCTGGTCCGATGGCGGCCTGTTCACGGCACTTTCCCGCGCCTTCGCCTCCGACCGCATCGCGGCTTTCGGCGGCACCATCATCGTCAACCGCACCCTCGACAAGGACTGTGCCGAATTCATAAGCGCGAGCTACTTCGAGGTCATCGCCGCCCCGGATTTCACGGCCGAGGCCCTGACCGTCCTGACCGCGAAAAAGAACCTGCGCATCATCCGCATTCCGGCGCTGGCCGAACTGGAAAAAATCGTGGGAACCCCTTTTCTGGACATAAAGTCCCTGGTCGACGGGGGACTCATCATCCAGGCCTCCTTCAGAAACAGAATCCTGACCGAGGACGACTTCCTGCCCGCCGAAGCGATCAAGGACGGCACCACCTACCTTGCCCGCAAGCCCAGCCGCCGCGAAGCCGAAGACCTGCTCTTCGCCTGGGCCGTGGAAGCCGGAGTGACCTCGAACTCCATCATCTTCGCCCGCGACGGGGCCACCGTGTCCATCGGCACGGGTGAGCAGGACCGGGTGGGCTGCGTTGAACTGACCATCCAGAAGGCCTACACCAAGTATGCCGACAGGCTGGCCTTCGAACGTCACAACCTTTCCCTTTACGAACTCAAGCTCAAGGCCAAGACCGACGCCGAACTGGCCGCGTCCCTGGAAGAAATCCTGAAGAAGACCGATGCCGACCGGGGCGGCCTGCCCGGAACGGTCCTCGTCTCGGACGGATTTTTTCCCTTCCGTGACGGCGTTGATCTTGCCGTTGCCCAGGGTGTTACCGCCATCGCCCAGCCCGGCGGCTCCATCCGCGACTGGGAAATCATCCAGGCCGTGAACAGCGCCACCTCACAGGTGGCCATGGTCTTCACTGGCCAGCGCTCCTTCAAACACTAG
- a CDS encoding adenylosuccinate synthase, with the protein MANIVVMGAQWGDEGKGKIVDLLTTDVAAIVRFQGGNNAGHTLVVNGKQTILHLIPSGILHQGKKCMIGNGVVLDPFVFCLEMDKLAASGIDVSPDRLLISKKTQLIMPYHCTIDSARENFKSGSDKIGTTGRGIGPCYEDKVARIGIRAADLADETLLRQKIEKALVEKNALLTGLYGQEPMSAQKIFDELLPVARRLTAYLGDVSSAIQEAAGQGVLFEGAQGTHLDIDHGTYPFVTSSNTVAGNASAGSGCSPRMFDRIVAIVKAYTTRVGAGPFPTEQPEGAGAYMQQKGAEVGATTGRKRRCGWLDMVVLRESQRLNGPTEIALTKLDVLGGLDELKLCVAYRYRGEEVAYPPQEENGMAHVEPVYESMPGWSEDITGCRTYAELPLATRDYIARIEEILGIPVSIVSVGPDRDQTILR; encoded by the coding sequence ATGGCGAATATCGTAGTCATGGGCGCCCAGTGGGGCGACGAAGGAAAGGGCAAGATAGTCGATTTGTTGACCACGGATGTGGCCGCCATCGTGCGCTTTCAGGGCGGAAACAATGCCGGGCACACGCTGGTGGTCAACGGCAAGCAGACCATTTTGCACCTCATTCCGTCCGGCATCCTGCACCAGGGCAAGAAATGCATGATCGGCAACGGCGTGGTGCTGGACCCCTTCGTGTTCTGCCTGGAAATGGACAAGCTGGCCGCGTCGGGCATCGACGTCAGCCCCGATCGGCTCTTGATCAGCAAGAAGACCCAGCTCATCATGCCGTATCATTGCACCATCGACAGTGCGCGGGAAAATTTCAAGAGCGGATCGGACAAGATCGGCACCACGGGCCGGGGCATCGGCCCCTGTTACGAAGACAAGGTCGCGCGCATCGGCATCCGTGCGGCGGACCTGGCGGACGAGACCCTGCTCAGGCAGAAGATCGAAAAAGCCCTGGTGGAAAAAAACGCCTTGCTGACCGGTCTTTATGGCCAGGAGCCCATGTCTGCGCAGAAGATTTTTGACGAGTTGCTGCCTGTGGCCAGACGGCTGACGGCCTATCTGGGCGACGTGTCCTCGGCCATCCAGGAGGCCGCAGGGCAGGGCGTGCTTTTCGAGGGAGCGCAGGGCACCCATCTCGACATCGATCACGGCACCTATCCCTTTGTGACCTCGTCCAACACCGTGGCCGGAAACGCCTCGGCCGGGTCCGGATGTTCGCCGCGCATGTTCGATCGCATCGTGGCCATCGTCAAGGCCTATACCACTCGCGTGGGCGCAGGTCCGTTTCCGACGGAGCAGCCCGAGGGCGCTGGAGCCTACATGCAGCAGAAGGGCGCGGAGGTCGGTGCGACCACGGGTCGCAAGCGCCGCTGCGGTTGGTTGGACATGGTCGTGCTGCGCGAATCACAGCGTCTGAACGGCCCCACGGAAATCGCCCTGACCAAGCTCGATGTCCTGGGCGGTCTCGACGAGCTGAAGCTCTGTGTGGCATACCGCTATCGGGGCGAGGAGGTCGCCTATCCGCCGCAGGAAGAAAACGGCATGGCCCATGTCGAGCCGGTCTATGAGAGCATGCCCGGCTGGTCCGAAGACATCACCGGCTGCCGGACCTATGCCGAACTGCCTTTGGCCACGCGCGACTACATCGCCCGCATCGAGGAAATCCTGGGCATTCCGGTGTCCATAGTATCCGTGGGCCCGGACCGGGACCAGACCATTCTGCGTTGA
- a CDS encoding DNA polymerase III subunit delta': MSTPWHHIISSEPRIAGFLERLAQAPPNSLLLEGGDASGRLAFGLFWAARLMCREAVPPCGKCRICLQIADDACRDLILLNGAEGSISVDTVREVRAVLGDPPAGRGPRVVILAEAQALGDGAANALLKSLEEPSPGNVFVLLAPSREILLPTLVSRSFVLTLGWPRGVPEEPDLGERLRALSEFIQSGKGAWLEWTGRKGNVDARMADSILREVQRSLVQAGYGNPLTELARLLAARLDVVAVRQVGVIIENALESLEVGANPAVVLEWVAIRMWNLLHK; this comes from the coding sequence ATGTCCACACCCTGGCATCATATCATCTCCTCTGAGCCCCGCATCGCGGGGTTTCTGGAACGCCTCGCCCAGGCTCCGCCCAATTCGCTGCTCCTGGAAGGCGGAGACGCTTCCGGGCGTCTGGCCTTCGGTCTTTTCTGGGCCGCGCGGTTGATGTGCCGGGAGGCGGTTCCTCCGTGCGGAAAATGTCGCATCTGTCTGCAGATCGCCGACGACGCCTGCCGCGATCTCATTCTTCTGAACGGAGCCGAAGGTTCGATCAGCGTGGACACCGTGCGCGAAGTGCGCGCCGTGCTCGGCGATCCGCCTGCGGGCCGGGGGCCGCGCGTGGTCATCCTGGCCGAGGCGCAGGCGCTGGGCGACGGTGCGGCCAATGCGTTGCTCAAGTCCCTGGAAGAGCCAAGCCCGGGCAACGTCTTTGTGCTTTTGGCTCCGAGCCGTGAAATCCTGCTCCCGACCCTGGTGTCCCGCAGTTTCGTGCTTACCTTGGGTTGGCCCAGGGGCGTGCCCGAAGAACCCGATCTGGGGGAACGCCTGCGCGCATTGAGCGAGTTCATCCAGAGCGGCAAGGGCGCATGGCTCGAATGGACTGGCCGCAAGGGCAATGTGGACGCGCGGATGGCCGACTCCATCCTGCGGGAAGTCCAGCGCAGCCTGGTCCAGGCCGGATATGGAAATCCCCTGACCGAACTGGCCCGCCTGCTGGCCGCGAGGCTTGATGTGGTCGCGGTGCGTCAGGTGGGTGTCATCATCGAGAACGCCCTTGAAAGTCTGGAAGTGGGGGCCAACCCAGCCGTAGTGCTGGAGTGGGTCGCAATACGCATGTGGAACCTCCTGCACAAATAA
- the serB gene encoding phosphoserine phosphatase SerB, which produces MREIILIQIAGMDRDGLLAGIMGQLAESGVIILDISQSVIHDDLSLGVLIEVPRENESSPILKDLLYWAHNQGLLLKFSPVTEDDYERWVGVQGRKRHIVTVLGRTITAANLAAMAEVITSHGLSIDCITRLSGRRSLANPPAMPRSCLEFSVRGTPEDISGMRAAFLDLSREQGIDIGFQEDNAFRRIRRLVCFDMDSTLIQAEVIDELAKRAGVGEEVAAITEAAMRGELDFSQSLRRRVSLLKGLPESVLQDVAATLPMTEGAERLIRTLKSLGYTIAILSGGFNYFGRRLQKQLGIDYVHANELEIQDGVLTGGLVGEIVDGAGKARLLRAIADKEHISLAQVIAVGDGANDLPMLDVAGLGIAFHAKPVVRQGAGQAISNVGLDGVLYFLGLRDRETVDQLAGREA; this is translated from the coding sequence ATGCGCGAAATCATTCTCATACAAATCGCCGGCATGGACCGGGACGGCCTGCTGGCCGGGATCATGGGGCAGCTGGCCGAGTCAGGGGTGATCATCCTCGACATCAGTCAGTCCGTCATTCACGACGACCTCTCGCTTGGCGTGCTCATCGAAGTGCCGCGTGAGAACGAATCCTCGCCCATTCTGAAGGATCTCCTCTACTGGGCCCACAACCAGGGGCTGCTCCTCAAGTTTTCGCCCGTGACCGAGGACGATTATGAGCGCTGGGTCGGAGTGCAGGGCCGCAAGAGGCATATCGTGACAGTGCTCGGGCGCACGATAACGGCAGCCAATCTGGCGGCCATGGCCGAAGTGATCACCTCGCACGGACTGAGCATCGACTGCATCACCCGTCTTTCGGGCCGCAGATCCCTGGCCAACCCGCCGGCCATGCCCCGGTCCTGCCTCGAATTTTCCGTGCGCGGAACCCCGGAGGACATTTCTGGCATGCGCGCCGCTTTTCTGGATCTCTCCCGGGAGCAGGGCATCGACATCGGCTTTCAGGAAGACAACGCTTTTCGCCGCATTCGGCGCCTGGTCTGTTTCGACATGGATTCAACCCTGATCCAGGCCGAAGTCATCGACGAACTGGCCAAACGGGCCGGAGTGGGCGAAGAGGTCGCGGCCATCACCGAGGCGGCCATGCGCGGGGAGCTGGATTTTTCCCAGAGCCTGCGCAGGCGCGTGAGCCTGCTCAAGGGCCTGCCCGAGTCCGTGCTGCAGGATGTCGCCGCAACCCTGCCCATGACCGAGGGCGCGGAAAGACTCATCCGCACTTTAAAAAGTCTTGGCTACACCATCGCCATCCTGTCCGGCGGATTCAATTATTTTGGCCGCCGCCTGCAGAAGCAGCTTGGCATCGACTACGTGCACGCCAACGAGCTTGAGATACAGGACGGGGTCCTGACCGGCGGACTGGTGGGCGAGATCGTCGATGGCGCGGGCAAGGCCCGGCTGCTGAGGGCCATCGCCGACAAGGAACACATCTCCCTGGCGCAGGTCATCGCCGTGGGCGACGGCGCCAACGATCTGCCGATGCTCGACGTGGCAGGACTCGGCATCGCCTTTCACGCCAAGCCCGTGGTCCGCCAGGGCGCGGGACAGGCCATTTCCAACGTGGGTCTTGACGGCGTGCTCTATTTTCTGGGCCTGCGGGACCGCGAAACTGTGGATCAACTGGCCGGACGGGAGGCATAA
- a CDS encoding membrane protein FxsA, which produces MFGKLFLLFVLVPVAEIYLLVTVGSSIGAFPTVALVILTALAGAHLARMQGLSTMMRIRENLDQGFMPAEELLDGVLIFLAGMVLLTPGFLTDIAGLLILLPVTRNLFKQWLRKKFDEWRQNPNVHITFHQ; this is translated from the coding sequence ATGTTTGGAAAGCTGTTTTTGCTCTTTGTATTGGTGCCGGTGGCGGAGATCTACTTGCTGGTCACTGTCGGAAGCTCCATCGGGGCTTTCCCGACCGTCGCCCTGGTCATATTGACGGCACTGGCCGGAGCGCATCTGGCACGCATGCAGGGCCTGTCGACCATGATGCGCATCCGCGAGAATCTGGATCAGGGTTTCATGCCGGCCGAAGAACTCCTCGACGGCGTGCTCATCTTTCTGGCCGGCATGGTCCTCCTGACGCCGGGTTTTCTGACGGACATAGCAGGCCTGCTCATCCTCCTGCCGGTCACCCGCAATCTCTTCAAACAATGGCTACGCAAGAAGTTTGACGAATGGCGGCAAAATCCCAACGTACACATAACGTTCCACCAATAA
- a CDS encoding 3-octaprenyl-4-hydroxybenzoate carboxy-lyase produces the protein MIYRNLKSCLDDLERTRQLVRIDEPIDPYIEAGAIQRRVFQAGGPALLFTNVKGTKFPMAANIFGTLARTKFIFRATLRRVEAMLSAKADPALVLKKPGLWPGLALGAWHTLPRTVSGGPILARTTSISQLPQLVSWPMDGGAYVTLPLVYSESPSRPGYMGSNLGMYRIQLSGNEFEKDREVGLHYQIHRGIGYHHAEAIARGETLPVNVFVGGPPAMTLAAIMPLPEGIAEMLFAGALGGHRVPMIRRPGELPIPAEADFCIRGYIDPQVQKPEGPFGDHLGYYSLAHDFPVMRVSEVLHREGAVWPFTTVGRPPQEDTMFGAFIHELTAELVPQVFGGVHEVHAVDAAGVHPLLLAVGSERYVPYAGERQPQELITNGLSLLGTTQTSLSKYVILSAREDDPGLSCHDVPRFLQHVLERLDLSRDLHFITRTTMDTLDYSGISLNQGSKVLWTAAGSPKRVLGKALPALNLPDGFLSPRFFAPGVLVISGPAHAQPRDTHDPAMENLCQALASAELAGFPLIVVADDADFTAGSWDNFLWVTFTRSDPATDTYGLNGFTHCKHWGCTSMVVDARLKTYHAPALNSVAEIEKRVDELALPGRPLYGII, from the coding sequence ATGATCTACCGCAATCTCAAATCCTGCCTCGACGATCTGGAGCGGACCAGGCAACTGGTGCGCATCGATGAGCCCATCGACCCCTACATCGAGGCCGGGGCCATCCAGCGCAGGGTTTTCCAGGCCGGTGGCCCGGCGTTGCTCTTCACCAACGTCAAGGGCACGAAATTTCCCATGGCCGCCAACATTTTCGGCACATTGGCGCGGACCAAATTCATTTTCCGCGCCACCTTGCGCCGCGTGGAGGCCATGCTCTCGGCCAAGGCCGATCCGGCGCTCGTTCTGAAGAAGCCCGGACTCTGGCCGGGGCTGGCGCTTGGTGCCTGGCATACCTTGCCGAGGACCGTCAGCGGCGGCCCGATCCTGGCCCGCACCACCAGCATTTCGCAGCTCCCGCAGCTCGTCTCCTGGCCCATGGACGGCGGAGCCTACGTGACCCTGCCGCTGGTCTATTCCGAGAGCCCGTCCCGTCCCGGCTATATGGGCTCGAACCTGGGCATGTACCGCATTCAGCTCTCGGGCAACGAGTTCGAAAAGGACAGGGAAGTGGGCCTTCATTACCAGATCCATCGTGGCATCGGCTATCATCATGCCGAGGCCATCGCGCGCGGCGAAACCCTGCCCGTCAACGTGTTTGTGGGCGGCCCGCCGGCCATGACCCTGGCCGCCATCATGCCCCTGCCCGAAGGCATCGCCGAGATGCTCTTCGCCGGAGCCCTGGGCGGACACAGGGTGCCCATGATCCGGCGGCCCGGGGAACTGCCGATCCCGGCCGAAGCCGATTTCTGTATCCGGGGGTACATCGATCCGCAGGTCCAGAAGCCCGAGGGACCCTTTGGCGATCATCTGGGTTATTACAGCTTGGCGCATGATTTTCCGGTCATGCGGGTGTCCGAGGTGCTGCACCGTGAAGGCGCTGTCTGGCCTTTCACCACCGTGGGGCGCCCGCCGCAGGAGGACACCATGTTCGGTGCGTTCATCCACGAACTCACTGCCGAGCTGGTGCCGCAGGTTTTCGGAGGCGTGCACGAGGTTCATGCCGTGGACGCGGCCGGAGTGCACCCGCTCCTGCTGGCCGTGGGCAGCGAGCGCTACGTGCCGTATGCGGGCGAGCGTCAGCCGCAGGAGCTCATCACCAACGGCCTCTCGCTTCTGGGCACGACCCAGACCTCTCTCTCCAAGTACGTCATTCTTTCCGCCCGCGAGGACGATCCCGGCCTGTCCTGCCACGATGTGCCCCGTTTCCTGCAGCATGTGCTGGAGCGCCTCGACCTGTCACGGGACCTGCATTTCATCACCCGCACGACCATGGACACCCTCGATTATTCGGGCATCAGCCTCAATCAGGGGTCCAAGGTGCTCTGGACGGCTGCCGGAAGTCCAAAGCGCGTTCTGGGCAAGGCCCTGCCCGCCCTGAACCTGCCGGACGGGTTTTTGAGCCCGCGTTTTTTTGCTCCGGGAGTGCTGGTCATTTCCGGCCCGGCCCACGCCCAGCCGCGCGACACCCACGACCCTGCCATGGAAAACCTGTGTCAGGCCCTGGCAAGCGCCGAGCTGGCAGGCTTCCCGCTGATCGTTGTCGCCGACGACGCCGACTTCACGGCGGGTTCCTGGGACAATTTCCTGTGGGTGACCTTCACCCGCTCAGACCCGGCCACGGACACCTACGGGCTGAACGGGTTCACGCATTGCAAGCATTGGGGATGCACGAGCATGGTCGTCGATGCCCGGCTCAAGACCTATCACGCTCCGGCGCTGAACAGTGTGGCGGAAATCGAAAAAAGAGTGGACGAACTTGCCCTGCCCGGAAGACCCCTGTATGGAATCATCTAA
- the pyk gene encoding pyruvate kinase, whose protein sequence is MRTKIVATLGPASMDQSVMKEMVQLGVRVFRLNFSHAGAEYFGPVIQKIRQVEKETGIPLTVMGDLCGPKIRIGEVKGSPLQIRKGAYVCLGGPSMAATTESDIFISLDVPELLEGLETDMPVSLSDGMLQFKVVKVIERDRLVLMEALNGGILTSNKGIAFPGKTLKVAAMTDKDRRDLHQGLDIGIDAVALSFVQSKEDIEDIKAEIARHGTWIPVVAKVERKNAVDKLDSILEVADAIMVARGDLGLECSPAELPIIQKKILRACRHAQKPAIVATQMLLSMVKNPIPTRAESTDVSNAMIDGADCVMLSEETAIGSYPVEAVRFINEIAQYSEPYYLERLGGPYVPKAEKNPPKFIAYSACLMADNADSAALVCHSTTGATARYISSRRPAQPIYAMTTDARIMRWMNFFWAITPVESPLEPRSHQKRAEKFVQEYAGFRPGENVIIASGQATPGMGTVMTNEIKVYYK, encoded by the coding sequence ATGCGTACAAAGATAGTGGCCACCTTGGGCCCGGCTTCCATGGATCAGAGCGTCATGAAGGAGATGGTCCAGCTTGGAGTGCGGGTATTCCGTCTCAATTTTTCTCATGCCGGCGCGGAGTATTTCGGGCCTGTCATCCAGAAGATCAGGCAGGTCGAGAAGGAGACCGGCATCCCCCTTACGGTCATGGGTGACCTGTGCGGCCCCAAGATACGCATCGGCGAGGTCAAGGGTTCCCCGCTGCAGATCCGCAAGGGGGCCTATGTGTGCCTTGGCGGTCCGTCCATGGCGGCGACGACCGAGAGCGATATCTTCATAAGCCTCGACGTACCCGAACTTCTGGAGGGCCTGGAGACGGATATGCCCGTGTCCCTGTCCGACGGCATGCTGCAGTTCAAGGTCGTGAAGGTCATCGAGCGGGACCGGCTGGTGCTGATGGAGGCCCTGAACGGCGGCATCCTGACCTCCAACAAGGGCATCGCCTTTCCCGGCAAGACGCTCAAGGTCGCGGCCATGACCGACAAGGATCGCCGCGACCTGCATCAGGGACTTGATATCGGCATTGACGCGGTGGCTCTTTCCTTTGTGCAGAGCAAGGAGGACATCGAGGACATCAAGGCCGAGATCGCACGGCACGGGACCTGGATTCCGGTCGTGGCCAAGGTCGAACGCAAGAACGCCGTGGACAAGCTCGACTCCATCCTGGAAGTGGCCGACGCCATCATGGTCGCGCGCGGCGACCTGGGCCTTGAATGCAGCCCGGCCGAGTTGCCCATCATCCAGAAAAAGATCCTGCGCGCCTGCCGCCACGCCCAGAAACCGGCCATCGTCGCGACCCAGATGCTTTTGTCCATGGTCAAGAATCCCATCCCCACACGGGCCGAATCAACGGACGTCTCCAACGCCATGATCGACGGCGCGGACTGCGTCATGCTCTCCGAAGAGACGGCCATCGGCAGCTATCCGGTGGAGGCGGTGCGTTTCATCAACGAGATCGCGCAGTATTCCGAGCCATACTACCTGGAGCGCCTGGGCGGCCCTTACGTGCCCAAGGCCGAAAAGAACCCTCCCAAATTCATTGCCTATTCCGCCTGCCTCATGGCCGACAACGCAGACAGTGCCGCCCTCGTCTGCCATTCGACCACCGGAGCCACGGCCAGATACATAAGCTCCCGCCGTCCGGCCCAACCCATTTACGCCATGACCACGGACGCGCGCATCATGCGCTGGATGAACTTCTTCTGGGCCATCACTCCGGTGGAGAGCCCGCTGGAGCCGCGCAGCCACCAGAAGCGGGCGGAAAAATTCGTGCAGGAGTACGCAGGCTTTCGGCCCGGCGAAAACGTAATCATCGCCAGCGGCCAGGCCACCCCGGGCATGGGTACGGTCATGACCAACGAGATCAAGGTGTACTATAAGTAG